The proteins below are encoded in one region of Gallus gallus isolate bGalGal1 chromosome 12, bGalGal1.mat.broiler.GRCg7b, whole genome shotgun sequence:
- the NEK4 gene encoding serine/threonine-protein kinase Nek4 isoform X4 yields MPLAAYCFLRAVGKGSYGEYVIKKLNLKHASSRERKAAEQEAQLLSQLKHPNIVAYRESWQGEDGLLYIVMGFCEGGDLYHRLKEQKGKLLPENQVVEWFVQIAMALQYLHEKHILHRDLKTQNVFLTRTNIIKVGDLGIARVLENQCDMASTLIGTPYYMSPELFSNKPYNYKSDVWALGCCVYEMATLKHAFNAKDMNSLVYRIIEGKLPPMPKDYSPQLVEIIQTMLSKRPEQRPSVKSILRQPYIKHQISLFLEATKMKAAKSHKKMAGSKLKDSSSVVPVKNESHNKNVIPPDSSSEQGRKCRVNEEDCAIKYKASKFCPLEKPAVELNTKPCSNDLNNLGGSLATISGVNIDILPYEKRNFGSEKSSSKHIPESNKAKYVNASGNSEIISSNPPMKTDGLQKKTKQAFEGGSVESKHSSVDAVEDDDDTLKLLQPASKDQKQTDVSLDSTENLLGPFVPVVIQDVICHGASGDAQEKITSQLQPHGSTHEPSLSRQRRQKKRELAEVCSEKFRAVSPRPLPFPTDVNVKTAQSCAEEHIAKMSVSAISAKTRQDAIAKERPLSARERRRLKQSREEMFPSVIPTRRTGSSAVVEGKSHMENHVKVDQSSSDPSISQKSRVTHCLSDDELGSSTSSTDKSDGDSKEKKSSMSEVNELVQLMTWTLKMDPKENSGCSVTSTPAPEFKLHRKYRDTLVLHGKSPEESEDFRFEEIPSDVLSGPERMRRMVEVLRSDVVRGLGVKLLERVYSIMEEEDEMKRELQLREHMGDKYVSYSVKARHLKFLEENVKF; encoded by the exons ATGCCCCTGGCCGCCTACTGCTTCCTGCGGGCTGTGGGCAAGGGCAGCTACGGGGAG TATGTCATCAAAAAGTTAAACCTTAAGCATGCTTCCAGCCGAGAGAGGAAGGCAGCGGAGCAAGAGGCACAGCTGTTATCCCAGCTGAAACACCCCAACATAGTCGCCTACAGAGAATCCTGGCAGGGGGAAGATGGGCTGCTGTATATCGTTATGGGCTTCTGTGAAGGAGGAGACCTGTATCACAGACTCAAAGAGCAGAAGGGCAAACTCCTGCCAGAAAATCAGGTGGTAGAATGGTTTGTCCAGATTGCCATGGCATTGcag tatttacatgaaaaacacattcttcacagagatcttaaaactcaaaatgtttttctgacaAGAACAAATATAATCAAAGTGGGTGACCTGGGAATAGCCAGAGTGTTGGAAAACCAGTGTGACATGGCCAGCACTCTCATAGGCACTCCATACTACATGAGCCCTGAGCTCTTTTCTAACAAACCCTACAACTACAAG TCTGATGTGTGGGCTTTAGGCTGCTGCGTTTATGAAATGGCCACACTGAAACACGCCTTTAATGCTAAAGACATGAACTCTTTGGTTTATCGAATTATTGAAGGAAAG CTGCCACCCATGCCGAAGGATTACAGTCCGCAGTTGGTAGAAATAATACAAACTATGCTCAGTAAAAGACCTGAGCAAAGGCCTAGTGTGAAAAGCATACTGAGACAGCCATATATCAAGCACCAAATTTCGCTGTTTTTGGAAGCCACAAAAAT gaAAGCAGCCAAAAGTCATAAGAAAATGGCGGGTTCTAAACTTAAAGATTCTTCTTCTGTGGTCCCAGTGAAGAATGAATCTCATAACAAGAACGTTATACCCCCAGATAGTTCCTCTGAGCAAGGGAGGAAATGCAGAGTT AATGAGGAAGACTGCGCCATCAAATATAAAGCCAGCAAGTTTTGTCCATTGGAGAAACCAGCTGTTGAGCTGAATACAAAACCATGCAGTAATGATTTGAACAACCTGGGAGGCTCCTTAGCTACAATTAGTGGAGTGAATATTGATATCTTACcatatgaaaagagaaactttGGAAGTGAAAAGAGTAGCAGTAAACATATTCCAGAGAGTAATAAAGCAAAGTATGTGAATGCTTCAGGGAATTCTGAAATAATATCCAGTAATCCACCGATGAAAACCGATGGactacagaaaaagacaaagcaagctTTTGAAGGGGGAAGTGTTGAGTCTAAGCACTCATCTGTTGATGCTGTGGAAGATGATGATGACACTTTGAAACTCCTGCAGCCTGCATCAAAAGACCAAAAGCAAACTGATGTG AGTTTGGATTCTACTGAAAATCTGCTAGGACCGTTTGTTCCTGTTGTAATTCAA GATGTTATCTGCCATGGAGCTTCAGGAGATGCTCAGGAAAAAATTACCTCTCAATTACAGCCTCATGGTTCCACTCATGAGCCCTCTCTCTCACGACAGCGAcggcagaagaaaagagagctgGCTGAAGTCTGTTCAGAGAAG TTCAGAGCAGTTTCTCCTCGGCCTTTACCTTTTCCTACTGATGTGAATGTAAAgacagcacaaagctgtgcagaggagcaTATTGCCAAAATGTCTGTATCTGCCATTAGCGCCAAAACCAGACAAGATGCCATTGCAAAG gagaGGCCTTTGTCAGCAAGAGAACGGAGACGGCTGAAGCAGTCTCGCGAAGAGATGTTTCCCTCTG TGATTCCAACAAGACGAACAGGAAGTAGTGCAGTAGTTGAAGGAAAATCACATATGGAAAATCATGTTAAAGTTGATCAGTCTTCATCAGATCCCAGTATTTCTCAG AAAAGCAGAGTAACCCACTGCCTGTCTGATGATGAGCTAGGCTCTTCCACAAGCTCTACAGATAAGTCTGATGGAGATTCCAAGGAGAA AAAAAGCAGTATGAGTGAAGTGAATGAGCTGGTGCAGCTAATGACTTGGACACTGAAAATGGACCCTAAGGAGAACTCTGGGTGCTCTGTAACTTCAACTCCAGCCCCAGAGTTTAAACTTCATAGGAAATACCGAGACACCTTGGTTTTGCATGGAAAATCACCTGAGGAATCAGAGGACTTCAGATTTGAAGAGATTCCTTCAG ATGTGTTATCAGGTCCTGAAAGGATGAGGAGAATGGTTGAAGTCCTGAGATCTGATGTGGTGCGAGGATTGGGAGTGAAACTTCTTGAGAGGGTGTACAGCATTAtggaagaagaagatgaaatgAAGAGAGAG CTGCAGTTGCGGGAGCATATGGGAGACAAGTATGTGAGTTACAGTGTGAAGGCACGCCACCTGAAATTCcttgaagaaaatgtgaagttCTGA
- the NEK4 gene encoding serine/threonine-protein kinase Nek4 isoform X2: MPLAAYCFLRAVGKGSYGEVSLVRHRQDSKQYVIKKLNLKHASSRERKAAEQEAQLLSQLKHPNIVAYRESWQGEDGLLYIVMGFCEGGDLYHRLKEQKGKLLPENQVVEWFVQIAMALQYLHEKHILHRDLKTQNVFLTRTNIIKVGDLGIARVLENQCDMASTLIGTPYYMSPELFSNKPYNYKSDVWALGCCVYEMATLKHAFNAKDMNSLVYRIIEGKLPPMPKDYSPQLVEIIQTMLSKRPEQRPSVKSILRQPYIKHQISLFLEATKMKAAKSHKKMAGSKLKDSSSVVPVKNESHNKNVIPPDSSSEQGRKCRVNEEDCAIKYKASKFCPLEKPAVELNTKPCSNDLNNLGGSLATISGVNIDILPYEKRNFGSEKSSSKHIPESNKAKYVNASGNSEIISSNPPMKTDGLQKKTKQAFEGGSVESKHSSVDAVEDDDDTLKLLQPASKDQKQTDVSLDSTENLLGPFVPVVIQDVICHGASGDAQEKITSQLQPHGSTHEPSLSRQRRQKKRELAEVCSEKFRAVSPRPLPFPTDVNVKTAQSCAEEHIAKMSVSAISAKTRQDAIAKERPLSARERRRLKQSREEMFPSVIPTRRTGSSAVVEGKSHMENHVKVDQSSSDPSISQKSRVTHCLSDDELGSSTSSTDKSDGDSKEKKSSMSEVNELVQLMTWTLKMDPKENSGCSVTSTPAPEFKLHRKYRDTLVLHGKSPEESEDFRFEEIPSDVLSGPERMRRMVEVLRSDVVRGLGVKLLERVYSIMEEEDEMKRELQLREHMGDKYVSYSVKARHLKFLEENVKF; this comes from the exons ATGCCCCTGGCCGCCTACTGCTTCCTGCGGGCTGTGGGCAAGGGCAGCTACGGGGAGGTGAGCCTGGTGCGGCACCGGCAGGACAGCAAGCAG TATGTCATCAAAAAGTTAAACCTTAAGCATGCTTCCAGCCGAGAGAGGAAGGCAGCGGAGCAAGAGGCACAGCTGTTATCCCAGCTGAAACACCCCAACATAGTCGCCTACAGAGAATCCTGGCAGGGGGAAGATGGGCTGCTGTATATCGTTATGGGCTTCTGTGAAGGAGGAGACCTGTATCACAGACTCAAAGAGCAGAAGGGCAAACTCCTGCCAGAAAATCAGGTGGTAGAATGGTTTGTCCAGATTGCCATGGCATTGcag tatttacatgaaaaacacattcttcacagagatcttaaaactcaaaatgtttttctgacaAGAACAAATATAATCAAAGTGGGTGACCTGGGAATAGCCAGAGTGTTGGAAAACCAGTGTGACATGGCCAGCACTCTCATAGGCACTCCATACTACATGAGCCCTGAGCTCTTTTCTAACAAACCCTACAACTACAAG TCTGATGTGTGGGCTTTAGGCTGCTGCGTTTATGAAATGGCCACACTGAAACACGCCTTTAATGCTAAAGACATGAACTCTTTGGTTTATCGAATTATTGAAGGAAAG CTGCCACCCATGCCGAAGGATTACAGTCCGCAGTTGGTAGAAATAATACAAACTATGCTCAGTAAAAGACCTGAGCAAAGGCCTAGTGTGAAAAGCATACTGAGACAGCCATATATCAAGCACCAAATTTCGCTGTTTTTGGAAGCCACAAAAAT gaAAGCAGCCAAAAGTCATAAGAAAATGGCGGGTTCTAAACTTAAAGATTCTTCTTCTGTGGTCCCAGTGAAGAATGAATCTCATAACAAGAACGTTATACCCCCAGATAGTTCCTCTGAGCAAGGGAGGAAATGCAGAGTT AATGAGGAAGACTGCGCCATCAAATATAAAGCCAGCAAGTTTTGTCCATTGGAGAAACCAGCTGTTGAGCTGAATACAAAACCATGCAGTAATGATTTGAACAACCTGGGAGGCTCCTTAGCTACAATTAGTGGAGTGAATATTGATATCTTACcatatgaaaagagaaactttGGAAGTGAAAAGAGTAGCAGTAAACATATTCCAGAGAGTAATAAAGCAAAGTATGTGAATGCTTCAGGGAATTCTGAAATAATATCCAGTAATCCACCGATGAAAACCGATGGactacagaaaaagacaaagcaagctTTTGAAGGGGGAAGTGTTGAGTCTAAGCACTCATCTGTTGATGCTGTGGAAGATGATGATGACACTTTGAAACTCCTGCAGCCTGCATCAAAAGACCAAAAGCAAACTGATGTG AGTTTGGATTCTACTGAAAATCTGCTAGGACCGTTTGTTCCTGTTGTAATTCAA GATGTTATCTGCCATGGAGCTTCAGGAGATGCTCAGGAAAAAATTACCTCTCAATTACAGCCTCATGGTTCCACTCATGAGCCCTCTCTCTCACGACAGCGAcggcagaagaaaagagagctgGCTGAAGTCTGTTCAGAGAAG TTCAGAGCAGTTTCTCCTCGGCCTTTACCTTTTCCTACTGATGTGAATGTAAAgacagcacaaagctgtgcagaggagcaTATTGCCAAAATGTCTGTATCTGCCATTAGCGCCAAAACCAGACAAGATGCCATTGCAAAG gagaGGCCTTTGTCAGCAAGAGAACGGAGACGGCTGAAGCAGTCTCGCGAAGAGATGTTTCCCTCTG TGATTCCAACAAGACGAACAGGAAGTAGTGCAGTAGTTGAAGGAAAATCACATATGGAAAATCATGTTAAAGTTGATCAGTCTTCATCAGATCCCAGTATTTCTCAG AAAAGCAGAGTAACCCACTGCCTGTCTGATGATGAGCTAGGCTCTTCCACAAGCTCTACAGATAAGTCTGATGGAGATTCCAAGGAGAA AAAAAGCAGTATGAGTGAAGTGAATGAGCTGGTGCAGCTAATGACTTGGACACTGAAAATGGACCCTAAGGAGAACTCTGGGTGCTCTGTAACTTCAACTCCAGCCCCAGAGTTTAAACTTCATAGGAAATACCGAGACACCTTGGTTTTGCATGGAAAATCACCTGAGGAATCAGAGGACTTCAGATTTGAAGAGATTCCTTCAG ATGTGTTATCAGGTCCTGAAAGGATGAGGAGAATGGTTGAAGTCCTGAGATCTGATGTGGTGCGAGGATTGGGAGTGAAACTTCTTGAGAGGGTGTACAGCATTAtggaagaagaagatgaaatgAAGAGAGAG CTGCAGTTGCGGGAGCATATGGGAGACAAGTATGTGAGTTACAGTGTGAAGGCACGCCACCTGAAATTCcttgaagaaaatgtgaagttCTGA